In Euwallacea fornicatus isolate EFF26 chromosome 26, ASM4011564v1, whole genome shotgun sequence, one DNA window encodes the following:
- the kmr gene encoding uncharacterized protein kmr isoform X4 encodes MDKLQKSHTFENQSQDTPNNDPMRHTHQHITAPQFYPMMHQHPQIYNKGHPHRAQSPFLLNINSQQVMHQTAHRHFQQYVAQYAHQHNTQVILNPPQQATQIPIQNEELLKQENSKEPESKTQTPKHKTKEGEKKQLRSPSARRPPNAPVTLQGWLHKQGSEGLMLWRKRWFVLSEYCLFYYKGSQEEKVLGSILLPSYKVSICGPNDKVTRKFAFKCEHANMRTYILAADSHDLMMQWIHVLNLACNLQINAENQRLTSEPNSFKSNSTPSGQTIANNPLSNKVVHNHTSSNTTEFSNSSQQELNQYNQPLYANAPPKPRRMTDGYCSPGPEILDRYSNYPVAKSPSTIYGRANPQEQLYHDAVFMAAQNVDRRTPEAYGRSNLTKYRNPSDYEDIYTEQGMYKRPLSPVAPDSVLKRAYPTLNVAYPMIKGYAPPPMEMLRRPYPDPVPMRRTPVQTISRPHSADFLEYKPQKLDTNPSVLPMAQQRRPKSSLDINICSKDCDLIPRPNHYFSDSRERDNDYFYSQERYAEKMRKSAQYLQKMPLNYQQTDPSHRKHRERYDLDTYSYNQPFKEQEIQNFQPVRSRSALSESSLLENDSISREYFSGQDQQYMRTMAPDQFTRSASARLAQSNNFEENVTRLEGERKREESMKRLLEWKQRMLQSPLNRKAHQTQAYRGYLGGKENTYMSPNYEADKKQKKSTMANRRSAHNLLQYNSYSSDDEENGEKSSEHTQAGRTMDTFPNNSDSLTHASFTSTTALNPPDEPVASTSFLTNKEGALPECSVAQLSATDDTAITTDIKSSGALVKAILSEFQNPCPDDLPILEGNYMPMSSQRNVLHPSNDIIEENHYVEMTRSVDSTLLDPGTNDQQQYEMVCFRDGMMEPVYMELPKEKMSSHELPDILKNPAIHENKSDSSDADEEACKDNIGKSRFSLSDSFRPASYYLGVSKAVPEFQDSSDSELVSPPPIPTSSPPLDDEDYIPTLRVKVNDSSNIVNRTSEEKGSFLSLRDLDDNLSRLSSNSGSIVSLTPNCRRPVSEDLCTPTEYEKIENIQSVEKYFEVLKLSEDVSEKDAASEDGGHAYENFSVSKRAAKQEALASNSMKKRLGSPNPLTEDFKPRCSRPDSSCSISAEISFFVSSNRSTPIINETQPTVPYYYSDLSNLVTLNNQRESVNGSKRDITRIINPLNIEREGKDTTKVLAAQARSASADFLNLTGKSGNIDRKNIFESDTLKRHKALETSDAESRNCYLQLKADKFQQECTDEKRVRKSYSLEGLIENVLNESFANESSNSIKNPNTTSEGSYLWEEDSVWREQLRSVSQRHTKSMDDLDSIEVDHDSIHKKHPRAITREVTYVNDILFKPESNKKPGKGEIKKKGSFLIDRETLRQWDLMSSAPSDDQVLKVMDPQGNRGYVVVDSGEGSTDTGDSNGQAQEAASGSISISTKDTTIGRDTFPRGSSLKSATPTIQNMQARSATNLDRAPYSKNMPTFPSWMPQSQSQYLYEREQDFRTSQRDLIAKPKINVSAGELLGRTHEELVLLLIQLRRQQAQTFQAIESCYNEIDTLQLHMRNLDQIKRMENLQKLERIKQNLLELEKQYEKRKPLVNLVDNMVKLGTLYKNPNERSDIARHIRERLEFNQYVQERRLLAEEKREWNRTEPNHFELQEKVRQLYQLDGLIQEESRNLHNLQRDKEDIERALGGLRNRLLKGLNTPEEIEQARRQQFILENELSRVHLMLAQNSKKLEETVAGNARLEQELLMLKQKLQNSRQHRTSPQFSNAGDSLPYLSGSSSHVLESDLERVQKKIGDLQKQREELSFQVRQLTDRSNTPNSQQNRNRSSPIDQSLNGNKKKPGTSTWRETDLDTMNSIDHGYDSYSSTSTTPLYINTDAKPLIASTDFQDRNVKTSDSTSDDIPISSNPLEKPEIKTVRIVKRESERRQRDREKTFNGKCDPLVEEDDSSQRSSVLFRPQSAVFEHHSLPTRTNGKPAELSPVFTSEAARQIITEVSTKSPCAQSQRRPIPKEHRRHHTAPQDNSVILGSLEGRRARDDLDIERALRQRIDAPDLVRSTLSNKDLKYNEETIDNILSTPNKILIPERYIPEHMPQPSVEEQEKRKKKVESIKKMLSDTAIISAPTTSIQDDKKSDHGCKSSSTSSISEEKKQREHLLQLNQILAKQVMEMSKVVAVKNLQALKFAPPPMNNEEEDSSPVTPLPLYQQRENFYS; translated from the exons ATGGACAAACTTCAGAAATCTCACACCTTCGAGAATCAATCTCAAGATACGCCGAATAATGATCCTATGCGACACACTCACCAGCACATCACGGCTCCCCAATTCTACCCCATGATGCACCAACATCCCCAAATCTACAATAAGGGTCATCCTCATCGCGCGCAGTCTCCCTTCCTCCTCAACATCAATAGCCAGCAGGTGATGCATCAAACAGCTCACAGACACTTTCAACAGTATGTGGCCCAATATGCGCATCAGCATAATACGCAGGTGATTCTCAATCCCCCTCAACAAGCAACACAAATTCCGATCCAGAACGAAGAACTATTGAAGCAAGAAAACAGTAAAGAACCAGAATCGAAGACTCAAACGCCAAAACACAAAACCAAAGAAGGAGAGAAGAAACAGTTAAGATCGCCATCGGCTCGGAGGCCTCCAAACGCCCCTGTAACTTTGCAAGGCTGGTTGCATAAACAAGGTTCCGAGGGGCTGATGTTGTGGAGGAAGAGGTGGTTTGTGCTGTCGGAGTACTGcttgttttattataaag GATCGCAAGAAGAGAAGGTCCTGGGCTCAATTTTGCTTCCTTCCTACAAAGTTTCAATCTGTGGTCCTAATGATAAAGTAACCCGGAAGTTCGCCTTCAAATGTGAACACGCTAATATGAGAACTTACATATTAGCTGCAGATTCACATGACCTTATGATGCAGTGGATTCACGTCCTTAATTTGGCTTGCAACCTTCAAATCAACGC AGAAAATCAACGCTTAACCTCAGAGCCCAATAGTTTTAAAAGCAATAGCACCCCTTCGGGACAGACGATAGCGAATAATCCTCTCTCTAACAAAGTCGTCCATAACCACACCTCTAGCAATACTACAGAATTTAGCAACTCCAGCCAACAAGAACTGAATCAATACAATCAGCCTTTGTATGCCAATGCCCCTCCAAAGCCTCGGCGAATGACCGATGGCTACTGCTCCCCTGGTCCAGAAATCCTGGACAGATACTCTAATTATCCAGTAGCAAAGAGCCCTTCTACCATATATGGAAGGGCCAATCCCCAGGAGCAATTATACCACGATGCTGTGTTCATGGCTGCTCAGAATGTAGACAGGAGAACCCCTGAAGCTTATGGAAgaagtaatttaacaaaataccGGAATCCTTCCGACTATGAAGACATTTATACAGAACAAGGGATGTATAAGCGTCCGTTAAGTCCTGTGGCTCCAGATAGCGTTCTAAAAAGGGCCTATCCGACGCTAAACGTAGCTTACCCTATGATAAAGGGATATGCACCTCCTCCAATGGAGATGTTGCGACGGCCTTATCCAGATCCAGTTCCCATGAGACGGACTCCAGTTCAAACCATATCTCGGCCTCACAGTGCAGATTTTCTGGAATATAAGCCGCAGAAACTTGATACAAATCCGTCCGTTTTGCCAATGGCACAGCAACGAAGGCCTAAATCCAGCTTAGACATCAACATATGCTCAAAAGACTGCGATCTTATACCTAGACCTAACCACTACTTCTCTGACTCTAGAGAACGAGACAATGACTACTTTTACTCTCAAGAAAGATATGCggaaaaaatgaggaaaagCGCTCAGTACTTGCAGAAGATGCCCTTGAATTATCAGCAAACTGATCCTAGCCATCGAAAGCATAGAGAAAGATATGACTTAGATACCTATTCTTACAATCAACCTTTCAAAGAGCAGGaaattcagaattttcaaCCAGTGAGAAGCAGGAGTGCTTTGAGTGAAAGTTCATTGTTGGAGAACGACAGCATTTCCAGAGAATACTTCTCTGGGCAGGACCAGCAATATATGAGGACGATGGCACCTGATCAGTTCACGAGATCAGCAAGTGCCAGATTGGCTCAAAGCAATAATTTTGAGGAGAATGTCACTAGGCTGGAAGGAGAAAGGAAG AGGGAAGAATCCATGAAAAGGCTTCTCGAATGGAAACAACGTATGCTTCAGTCGCCTCTGAATAGAAAAGCACATCAGACTCAAGCGTACCGAGGGTATTTAGGTGGCAAAGAAAACACATATATGTCCCCGAACTACGAGGCAGATAAGAAACAGAAGAAATCAACAATGGCAAACAGAAGATCTGCCCACAACTTGCTCCAGTACAACAGTTATTCCTCTGACGACGAAG AAAACGGGGAGAAATCGAGCGAGCACACACAGGCAGGACGGACCATGGACACATTTCCGAATAACTCTGACTCACTTACACACGCGTCATTCACTTCTACCACTGCTTTGAATCCACCTGATGAGCCTGTTGCATCCACATCTTTTCTAACTAACAAAGAAGGTGCACTTCCCGAATGTTCTGTCGCACAATTATCCGCAACTGATGATACGGCTATAACAACTGATATTAAGTCTAGTGGTGCACTGGTAAAGGCGATTCTGTCCGAATTCCAAAATCCTTGCCCCGATGACCTGCCTATTTTGGAGGGGAACTACATGCCAATGTCTTCCCAAAGAAACGTCTTGCATCCTTCAAATGATATAATTGAAGAGAATCATTACGTAGAGATGACTAGAAGTGTTGACAGTACCTTGCTGGATCCTGGCACAAATGATCAGCAACAGTACGAGATGGTGTGCTTTAGAGATGGAATGATGGAACCGGTGTATATGGAGCTGCCTAAGGAGAAGATGAGTTCTCATGAGTTACCCGATATCCTAAAGAATCCCGCGATTCATGAGAATAAATCGGATAGTAGTGATGCCGATGAAGAGGCTTGCAAGGACAACATTGGCAAATCGAGGTTTAGCTTATCAGACTCGTTTAGGCCAGCTTCATACTATTTAGGCGTGAGCAAAGCCGTTCCGGAATTCCAAGACAGTTCCGACAGCGAATTGGTATCGCCTCCCCCTATTCCTACTAGTTCTCCACCTCTCGATGATGAGGATTACATACCAACTCTCAGAGTAAAAGTCAACGACTCTTCTAACATAGTAAACAGAACCTCAGAAGAAAAGGGTAGCTTCttatctctacgagatctcgACGACAATCTTTCAAGATTATCATCAAATAGCGGATCAATTGTGTCTCTAACTCCAAATTGCCGAAGACCTGTGTCGGAAGACCTCTGCACTCCAACGGAGtatgaaaaaatcgaaaatattcaGAGCGTGGAGAAGTATTTTGAAGTCCTGAAATTGAGTGAAGATGTCTCAGAAAAAGATGCTGCAAGTGAAGATGGGGGACATGCCTATGAGAACTTCTCAGTTTCTAAACGCGCAGCTAAACAAGAAGCTCTAGCTTCTAACTCCATGAAGAAGAGATTGGGTTCTCCTAATCCATTAACCGAAGACTTCAAGCCTCGTTGCAGTAGACCCGACAGTAGTTGTTCCATATCTGCTGAAATAAGCTTTTTTGTTAGCTCGAATAGGTCAACACCTATCATTAATGAGACGCAGCCTACTGTCCCCTATTACTATTCCGATCTCTCTAACTTAGTAACTTTGAATAACCAAAGGGAGAGTGTGAATGGCAGCAAAAGGGACATCACTCGCATCATCAATCCCTTGAACATAGAGAGAGAGGGGAAAGACACTACCAAAGTTCTTGCAGCTCAGGCCCGATCGGCATCGGCAGACTTTCTTAATCTTACCGGTAAGTCTGGAAACATTGACCGGAAGAACATATTTGAGTCTGACACGCTGAAGAGACATAAAGCACTGGAGACTAGTGATGCAGAATCGAGAAACTGCTACCTTCAACTCAAAGCTGATAAATTCCAACAGGAGTGCACTGACGAGAAGAGAGTGAGGAAGTCGTATTCCCTGGAAGGTCTCATTGAGAATGTCCTCAATGAGAGCTTCGCAAATGAATCAAGTAACTCAATAAAGAACCCTAATACTACTTCGGAAGGCAGTTATTTATGGGAGGAGGACTCTGTTTGGAGAGAACAGCTCAGATCAGTTAGTCAGCGACATACCAAATCCATGGACGACCTCGATAGCATTGAGGTAGACCACGATTCGATTCATAAAAAGCACCCTAGAGCTATTACCAGGGAGGTTACCTATGTCAATGACATCCTATTTAAACCAGAGTCAAACAAAAAGCCGGGAAAaggcgaaattaaaaaaaaggggaGCTTTTTGATTGACAGGGAGACTTTAAGGCAATGGGACTTGATGTCCAGTGCACCATCTGATGACCAAGTTTTAAAAGTGATGGATCCGCAAGGCAATCGGGGCTATGTGGTGGTAGATTCGGGTGAAGGTAGTACCGACACTGGAGATAGTAATGGACAAGCTCAAGAAGCAG CGTCTGGATCCATAAGCATAAGCACCAAGGACACTACTATAGGCAGAGACACTTTTCCAAGAGGAAGCTCACTTAAGAGTGCCACACCCACCATTCAGAACATGCAAGCTAGAAGTGCCACTAACCTCGATCGCGCTccttattcaaaaaatat GCCTACGTTCCCCTCCTGGATGCCACAATCGCAATCTCAATACCTTTACGAGAGAGAGCAAGACTTCCGAACATCTCAACGA gACCTAATAGCTAAGCCAAAAATAAACGTATCAGCCGGAGAATTGCTTGGAAGAACCCACGAAGAATTAGTCTTGCTATTGATTCAATTGCGCAGACAGCAGGCTCAGACTTTCCAAGCTATTGAAAGTTGTTATAACGAAATTGATACCCTGCAG cTCCACATGCGAAATCTGGACCAAATCAAGCGAATGGAGAACCTCCAAAAACTGGAACGAATCAAGCAAAACTTACTAGAACTGGAGAAACAATACGAAAAACGCAAGCCTCTGGTGAACCTGGTTGATAATATGGTGAAACTGGGAACTTTGTACAAAAACCCCAATGAACGATCTGACATAGCGAGACACATCCGAGAGAGACTGGAATTCAACCAATACGTCCAAGAAAGACGACTTTTGGCAGAGGAAAAGAGGGAGTGGAATAGGACTGAGCCTAATCATTTTGAACTCCAAGAAAAAGTCAGACAGCTTTACCAGCTGGACGGTTTGATTCAAGAAGAGTCTCGGAATCTTCACAATTTACAGCGTGACAAAGAGGACATTGAGCGCGCCCTAGGAGGGCTAAGAAATCGACTATTGAAAGGTCTAAATACTCCTGAAGAAATAGAGCAGGCAAGGCGGCAACAATTTATACTCGAAAATGAGCTGAGCAGGGTACATTTGATGCTGgctcaaaattccaaaaagttAGAAGAGACTGTGGCTGGAAATGCTCGGTTGGAACAAGAACTGTTGATGTTGaagcaaaaattgcaaaattctcGACAGCATCGAACTTCTCCACAATTTTCTAATGCAG GCGACAGTTTGCCTTACTTATCAGGCTCATCGAGCCATGTTCTAGAATCAGACTTGGAGAGGGTACAAAAGAAAATCGGCGATTTGCAAAAACAAAGAGAAGAACTAAGTTTTCAAGTAAGGCAACTTACTGACAGATCAAATACCCCAAACTCCCAGCAGAACAGGAATCGATCCTCCCCAATCGACCAGTCACTGAACG GCAACAAGAAGAAACCCGGAACATCCACCTGGCGAGAAACCGATTTGGATACCATGAACTCAATAGATCACGGATATGACAGTTACTCAAGCACATCCACTACTCCTCTCTACATTAACACTGATGCCAAGCCCTTGATTGCATCAACAGACTTCCAGGATCGAAACGTGAAAACCAGCGATTCGACCAGCGATGACATACCCATATCGTCAAATCCTCTGGAAAAACCTGAAATTAAAACTGTGAGGATAGTGAAAAGAGAGTCTGAGCGTAGGCAGAGAGACAGAGAGAAAACCTTCAATGGAAAATGCGATCCTCTAGTAGAAGAGGATGATTCATCGCAAAGATCTTCAGTGCTTTTCAGGCCGCAGTCCGCAGTTTTTGAACACCACTCTTTGCCCACTAGAACAAACGGGAAACCTGCGGAATTGAGTCCCGTGTTCACCAGTGAAGCTGCTAGGCAAATTATAACAGAG gtCTCCACGAAGAGTCCCTGTGCCCAGTCTCAACGACGGCCAATCCCCAAGGAGCACCGGAGACACCATACAGCTCCCCAGGACAACTCAGTAATCCTTGGAAGTTTGGAAGGTCGTAGAGCCAGAGATGATCTAGATATCGAGCGAGCTTTGAGGCAAAGAATTGATGCTCCTGATCTAGTGAGATCCACTTTGAGTAACAAAGATTTAAAGTACAACGAAGAGACCATTGACAACATTCTGAGCACTCcgaacaaaattttgattcctGAAAGGTACATTCCCGAGCATATGCCTCAACCAAGTGTCGAGGAGCAGGAAAAGAGGAAGAAAAAAGTGgagagtattaaaaaaatgttgtcagACACTGCCATTATTAGTGCCCCAACCACGTCAATTCAAG atgataaaaaaagtGATCACGGATGCAAAAGTTCCTCGACTTCGAGCATTTCagaggaaaaaaaacaaagggAACATCTGTTGCAGCTCAATCAAATTCTCGCAAAACAGGTCATGGAAATGAGTAAAGTTGTTGCAG TGAAAAATTTGCAAGCCTTGAAATTCGCCCCTCCGCCAATGAACAATGAGGAGGAGGACTCTTCACCGGTGACTCCTTTGCCCCTCTACCAACAAcgagaaaatttttatagttaa